In Nocardia sp. XZ_19_385, the sequence GGCGCAGGGCAAGTTCCTGGGGTTGCTGACGATCATGTTCGGCATCGGGCTGGCCATCCAGCAGCGGTCCGCGGTGCGCGGCGGGCGGCGCTGGCCGGGTAAGTATCCGTTGCGGGCTGGACTGCTATTCCTCGACGGTGTACTGAACTTCGTGCTCGTCGCCGAGTTCGACGTGCTGATGGGGTATGCCGCGACCGGTCTCGTGGTCGCCTATGTGCTCGCGACAAGTGAACGGGCGCAACGCCGTTGGCTGATCATCGCGGCGAGTGTGCACACCGTGATGCTCACTTTGATCGGGCTGGTTATCGCCTTCGCGCCGCAGCAGGACTCGGCCCCGCGCAAGCCGCTGGACCCGAATCCGTACGCGGACGGGTCGTTCTGGGATCTGGTGCTGTTCCGGCTGGAGAACGCGGGCGGGTTCCGGATCGAGGCGATCTTCGTATTCGCCATGTCGGTGGCGTTGTTCCTGGCGGGCGCACGACTGTTCCGGGCGGGTTTGTTCACTGCGGAGGGTGCGCGAATCCGTAAGCGGCTCATGATCATCGGTGCGATCGCCGCGCCGATCGACCTGGCGGCCGGGATCGCGGTGGGCGGCGACATCGTGGTGTTCACCCGATACGGCACCGCGCCGTTCGTGGCCTTCGGCTTGCTGGCGCTGGTCGCCGAGTTCTATGTGCGGCGGCCGCGGGTCGGGTTCGCGGGCCGGCGGCTCACCGAGGTCGGGCGGACCGCGCTCAGCTGCTACATCCTGCAGAACCTGGTGGCCTCGGTGTTCTGCTACGGCTGGGGTTTCGGGCTCGCCGCCCGGGTCTCCCCCGGCGCCTACGTGCCGTTCACCATCGGCATGTACCTGCTGGTATCGCTGATCATCATCACCGCGGCCCACCTGTGGTTGCGTCGCTTCGAGCGCGGTCCGGTGGAGTGGTTGTGGCACAACAGCTATCGCTTCCTCGCCAGGGAGCGCTGAAACCCGCGATCACCTGATCTCGGTGCGAAACACGAGTAGTGCGCTACTCGTGTTTTTCGCAGGTGTGGGCGGCACGATGGAAACATCTAGTCCACAAGGAGATTGCATGAAAGCCTCGGTCCGCGAGGTCTGGCTTCCGTTCAACGCGCCTTTGCGAGCACGCGGAACGCTTGCCCCCAGCCCGGACGAGACTGCCGCCATATTCCGCCAATTGCAGGAACTGGAAACACTTTTGCGCGGCCGGATGGTGCGCCACCACAGTGGCTCGGTCATCATGCCCTTCGCCGCCTTCAACTCCTGGCCGGCCGACGCGCAACTCGGGTTGCTGTCCATGGGCTGGGCCATGGGCCCCAAGTTCCATTTCCCGCGCTTCCAGGACGCCGCCTGCACTCGCGACTGGCTGCGCTGCGCCGCCACCTGCCGGATCAACCCCGAGTCCGGCACCATCCCCCGCCGCAACGACCGCAACCAGCAGTTGTTCCGCAATGCCTTCCGCGTCGAGAACGAAGACCTCGATCCGGAAGCCCTGCTCCTGCGAGTTCGCTGATTACCGGAAAGCCCTGCAACAGCACTGCCGGTTGCCCGTACAACGGCGTGTGGGTTGCGAACTCGTGGGGGTTTGGGGCAATTTCACCGGCGAGACGGGCGGCGGCCCGGCCGAATTCACAGCGCCTCCACCTCGCCTCGGTACAACGAGGTGCATGCCTCGTTGCGACCGGCGCTACCGCATCCTCCCGTTGGCCGCGTTCGTGCTCGCGTTGCTGGCGGCGACGCTGACGCCGGTCACCGCGCAAGCTCAGACCGCCAGTCGGCATGTTGCGCTCTTCGGGGTCGACGGATTGTCCTGGGATTCGATACCGCCGGCCGATACGCCCACCCTCGATGGACTGATAGCGGCCGGTTACAGCTCGCAGAGTTGGCTCTACGCACCGCCGTTCGCGCCGACGGTGAGCGGGCCCGGGTGGTCCACCGTCCTCACCGGGGTCTGGCCGGACAAACACCGGGTGCTCGGGAACGATTTCGCCGGACATGATCTCGGGCCGTATCCGGATGTTCTGAGCCGAGTCGAGGCTGCCGTTCCGGGCGCGAAAACCTATGCGGCGATGGACTGGAAGGCGATCGACGACTTCATTCTCGGGGACACCATCGATCGGAAGCTGGTACTGGAGGACGACTATCGGGTCAACGACCGCAAGATCGCCGCGGACGCCGCGGCCTGGATTCCCGCGCACGGCCCGGCCGCATCGTTCGTCTACCTCGGCAATGTCGACGAGTCCGGGCACACCTGCGGCACCGCGGGCGCCTGCTACCGACCCGCGATCGAGGCGGTCGACCAGCAGATCGGGCAGATCATCGACGCGATCCAGCGGCGGCCGGACTTCGCCTCCGAGGAGTGGCTGTTCCTGGTGACCACCGACCACGGCCACACGCCGGCCGGTGGGCACGGCGGCAATTCCCGGGCCGAACGCCAGTCGTTCATCATCGCCGCGGGCGCAGGCATCACACCCGGTAGACCGGCCATCGAACCGCGGCTTGTCGACGTCGCGGCCACGGCGCTGGACTTCCTCGGCATCGCGCGGCCCGGCCTGGACGGTGTGCCCGTCACCGAGCCCCTGAACGACCCGTTCGACACCGTCGCGACCGGTCTGCGGACCCGCGTCGACGAGCCCGATATCGCTGCCGCCCTGCATGGTTGGACCCACGTCGCGCCCGCGGGCTGGAGCGTCGACAATGCCGGGATGCGCGGTGGCGGGGTCACCGAGTGGCAGGGCTGGTCGTTCACCACCGACGAGTTCTGGACCGCCACCCAGCGCGGTCAGTCCCGGGAATCGAATGTGCGGTCGCGCGGGGTGTTCGCGGTCGCCGATTCCGACGAGTGGGCCGACAAGATCTTCAGCGGCCGCTTCAACTCGCG encodes:
- a CDS encoding DUF418 domain-containing protein, with translation MTESTVDPPAELTGRHHKPEEPVVAARPSRLVALDVLRGIAILGTLGTNIWILTNPEGLLGYVSELGASADNGWMWAERALQQVAQGKFLGLLTIMFGIGLAIQQRSAVRGGRRWPGKYPLRAGLLFLDGVLNFVLVAEFDVLMGYAATGLVVAYVLATSERAQRRWLIIAASVHTVMLTLIGLVIAFAPQQDSAPRKPLDPNPYADGSFWDLVLFRLENAGGFRIEAIFVFAMSVALFLAGARLFRAGLFTAEGARIRKRLMIIGAIAAPIDLAAGIAVGGDIVVFTRYGTAPFVAFGLLALVAEFYVRRPRVGFAGRRLTEVGRTALSCYILQNLVASVFCYGWGFGLAARVSPGAYVPFTIGMYLLVSLIIITAAHLWLRRFERGPVEWLWHNSYRFLARER
- a CDS encoding alkaline phosphatase family protein, coding for MPRCDRRYRILPLAAFVLALLAATLTPVTAQAQTASRHVALFGVDGLSWDSIPPADTPTLDGLIAAGYSSQSWLYAPPFAPTVSGPGWSTVLTGVWPDKHRVLGNDFAGHDLGPYPDVLSRVEAAVPGAKTYAAMDWKAIDDFILGDTIDRKLVLEDDYRVNDRKIAADAAAWIPAHGPAASFVYLGNVDESGHTCGTAGACYRPAIEAVDQQIGQIIDAIQRRPDFASEEWLFLVTTDHGHTPAGGHGGNSRAERQSFIIAAGAGITPGRPAIEPRLVDVAATALDFLGIARPGLDGVPVTEPLNDPFDTVATGLRTRVDEPDIAAALHGWTHVAPAGWSVDNAGMRGGGVTEWQGWSFTTDEFWTATQRGQSRESNVRSRGVFAVADSDEWADKIFSGRFNSRLVSPPVPVAGNATATIAFVSHYRKHGAETATVTVSFDDGPARSVRTYTGDVTARPEHLEVAVPTGARTMRVAWELTGGNNDWYWAVDAPVIAASGTTADITWSR